The following proteins are co-located in the Massilia litorea genome:
- a CDS encoding alpha-hydroxy acid oxidase yields the protein MSIITTIEDLRVLARRRVPRMFYDYADAGSWTESTYRANEADFAKIKFRQRVAVNLADRSLKSTMVGQDVAMPVALAPTGLTGMQHADGEILAARAAEKIGVPFTLSTMSICSIEDVAARTTRPFWFQLYVMRDRDFINRLIDRAKAARCSALVLTLDLQVLGQRHKDIRNGMTAPPRLTIPNMMNLATRPRWCWNMLRTPRRRFGNIVGHASSVSDMRSLSSWTAQQFDPALSWDDVAWIKDRWGGKLIIKGIMDPEDARMAVRTGADALIVSNHGGRQLDGAQSSIGALPAIVDEVGSQIEVHMDGGIRSGQDVIRALALGAQGVYIGRPFLYGLGAMGEAGVARCLEIIRNELDLTMAFCGLRDVRDVDRNILLPGTW from the coding sequence GTGAGCATCATCACGACGATCGAGGACCTGCGGGTCCTGGCCAGGCGCCGCGTACCGCGCATGTTCTACGACTATGCCGACGCCGGTTCCTGGACCGAATCGACCTACCGCGCCAACGAGGCCGATTTCGCGAAGATCAAGTTTCGCCAGCGGGTGGCGGTGAACCTGGCCGACCGCAGCCTGAAAAGCACCATGGTCGGCCAGGACGTGGCGATGCCGGTGGCGCTGGCGCCGACCGGCCTGACCGGCATGCAGCATGCGGACGGCGAGATCCTGGCCGCGCGCGCGGCCGAGAAGATCGGCGTGCCCTTCACCCTGTCGACGATGAGCATCTGCTCGATCGAGGACGTGGCGGCGCGTACCACGAGGCCGTTCTGGTTCCAGCTGTACGTGATGCGGGACCGCGATTTCATCAACCGCCTGATCGACCGCGCGAAGGCGGCGCGGTGTTCGGCGCTGGTGCTGACCCTGGACCTGCAGGTGCTGGGCCAGCGCCACAAGGACATCCGCAACGGCATGACCGCGCCGCCGAGGCTGACCATCCCGAACATGATGAACCTGGCGACCAGGCCGCGCTGGTGCTGGAACATGCTGCGCACGCCGCGCCGCCGGTTCGGCAACATCGTCGGCCATGCCTCCAGCGTGTCGGACATGCGTTCGCTCTCGTCCTGGACCGCGCAGCAGTTCGATCCGGCCCTGTCCTGGGACGACGTGGCCTGGATCAAGGACCGCTGGGGCGGCAAGCTGATCATCAAGGGCATCATGGACCCGGAGGACGCACGCATGGCCGTGCGCACCGGCGCCGACGCGCTGATCGTCTCGAACCACGGCGGACGCCAGCTCGACGGCGCCCAGTCGAGCATCGGCGCGCTGCCGGCCATCGTCGACGAGGTCGGCAGTCAAATCGAAGTGCACATGGACGGCGGCATCCGCTCCGGCCAGGACGTGATCCGCGCGCTGGCGCTGGGCGCGCAGGGCGTCTACATCGGCCGGCCCTTCCTGTACGGCCTGGGCGCGATGGGCGAGGCGGGCGTGGCGCGCTGCCTGGAGATCATCCGCAACGAGCTCGACCTGACGATGGCCTTCTGCGGCCTGCGCGACGTGCGCGACGTCGACCGCAACATCCTGCTGCCCGGCACCTGGTGA
- a CDS encoding sensor histidine kinase: protein MLGNTLRRGRTAARTLLAALLGMLALGGIATAAAPRNLRFEHVSIEHGLSQGSVLNILQDRQGFMWFGTQAGLNRYDGYKMTVYRTDPQDPGSLPDSFINASFEDAEGRLWFGTKGGLARFDEAAGRFVRYPLAEPGQSQDANRSVNAIVADRQGILWLGTSDGLKRFDPGSGAFTTIRHPGDDGAPGGDTVTALAFDGHGVLWAGTARGVGRLAPGASHLEHFAPLDDDPHRARINSLSMGPRDTLWVGTDAGLESWILADGTPRRRALGAADGIGSVRVMALYHDAGGTLWVGTDSEGVKWRDPASGRFVSYGNRPLDPHSLSDNQVGSIRIDRSGTLWVGTRFRGLSRTDLASGGFSNFSFRPENGYRVGYEKARDVAVRPDGKLWVGTSGGGLVLLNPETGHTEQLRHQDGRDDTLPNDVVHSLSIESGRLWVGSAGALAWSDVRGGRFHRVELPGLGTAPVQEVQRTRDGALWAVTRAGLYQLNEDLSVRQVWRHEPRRPEGIGDNSLFQMVEDAQGILWIGTDNGLDRFDRKSGLFTHYRHDPLDPSSLRHNRIYGLALSRSGTLWVGTAGGLHCMERGKDGKPAFRLVKLIDAPGPLPIGAVLEDARGRLWASMTDGISRYDPATGQYKHYTAKDGLIDGTFFVGSSARGPDGQMHFGGVNGLSSFMPDALRDNPYAPLVRITDFLVFNKPQRLPAPIELTREITLSHRESVFSLEFAGLHYAAPASNRYSYRLEGFDQGWVDTDAGKRFATYTNLDPGSYVFRVRASNKDGVWSEAPAALTITITPPWWKSWWFRLLALAAVVVVVVAGYRLRIRALLQQKDMLAREVNARTAELVLQKDAAERRKREAEEQGEAADGARRNIALLSDIGRRLTANLDTEAIMNTLYEHVQVLMDAPVFAVAVARGDGAQPDFPYAVIDGRRCAAPARERSEGRNGGDRGDPRQLAAWCIEHGREVFINELAADVARYLPGLDPDDVAAAALPFAPEAAPAYGPPRSLLYVPVVVGQRVLGALSVQSFAPHAYQRVHLDMLRTLAAYVGVALDNAQAYRRLKDVQGQLAAQEKLASLGSLVAGVAHELNTPIGNSLLMASTLHDKTVDLATALDTAALRRSELAGYIGSAKEASELIMRSLHQAADLVNSFRQVSVDQASAQRRRFDLARACQEIVATLMNKVRLAGHVLELDVPAGIVMDSYPGPLGQVLINFVNNALLHAFDGPGGSMRLSATLLDGDWVRIAFRDDGRGIAPEHLPRVFDPFFTTRMGQGGTGLGLNIAHTIATSLLGGAISVESTAGEGTIFILELPLRAAEARHPAHTEERSMHA from the coding sequence ATGCTGGGCAACACCTTGCGCCGAGGGCGAACCGCGGCGCGCACCTTGCTGGCGGCGCTGCTCGGCATGCTGGCGCTGGGAGGCATCGCCACCGCGGCCGCGCCACGTAACCTGCGTTTCGAGCATGTGTCGATCGAACACGGCCTGTCGCAGGGATCGGTGCTCAACATCCTGCAGGACCGCCAGGGTTTCATGTGGTTCGGCACCCAGGCCGGCCTGAACCGCTACGACGGCTACAAGATGACCGTCTACCGCACCGATCCGCAAGACCCCGGTTCGCTCCCCGACAGCTTCATCAACGCCTCCTTCGAAGACGCCGAGGGACGCCTGTGGTTCGGCACCAAAGGCGGGCTGGCGCGTTTCGACGAGGCCGCGGGCAGGTTCGTGCGCTACCCGCTGGCCGAGCCTGGCCAGTCGCAGGACGCCAACCGCAGCGTCAACGCGATCGTCGCCGACCGCCAGGGCATCCTGTGGCTGGGCACCAGCGACGGCCTGAAACGCTTCGATCCGGGCAGCGGCGCCTTTACCACGATCCGCCATCCGGGCGACGACGGCGCGCCCGGCGGCGACACCGTCACTGCACTGGCCTTCGACGGGCACGGCGTGCTGTGGGCCGGCACCGCGCGCGGCGTCGGCCGGCTGGCGCCGGGTGCGTCGCACCTGGAACACTTCGCGCCGCTCGACGACGATCCGCACCGCGCGCGCATCAATTCGCTCTCGATGGGCCCGCGCGACACCCTCTGGGTCGGCACCGACGCCGGCCTCGAGTCCTGGATTCTCGCCGACGGCACGCCGCGCCGGCGCGCGCTCGGCGCTGCCGACGGCATCGGCAGCGTGCGCGTGATGGCGCTGTACCACGACGCCGGCGGCACGCTCTGGGTCGGCACCGATTCCGAGGGCGTGAAATGGCGCGACCCGGCCAGCGGACGGTTTGTCTCATATGGCAACCGGCCGCTCGACCCGCACAGCCTGTCCGACAACCAGGTCGGCTCGATCCGTATCGACCGCAGCGGCACGCTCTGGGTCGGCACCCGTTTCCGCGGCCTCTCGCGTACCGACCTCGCCAGCGGCGGTTTCTCGAACTTCAGCTTCCGTCCCGAGAACGGCTATCGGGTCGGCTACGAAAAGGCGCGCGACGTCGCCGTGCGTCCGGACGGCAAGCTCTGGGTCGGCACCAGCGGCGGCGGCCTGGTGCTGCTCAATCCCGAGACCGGCCACACCGAACAGCTGCGCCACCAGGACGGCCGCGACGACACCCTGCCGAACGACGTGGTGCACAGCCTTTCCATCGAAAGCGGGCGGCTGTGGGTCGGCAGCGCCGGCGCGCTGGCCTGGAGCGACGTGCGCGGCGGCCGCTTCCACCGGGTCGAGCTGCCGGGCCTGGGCACGGCCCCGGTGCAGGAAGTGCAGCGCACCCGCGACGGCGCGCTGTGGGCGGTCACGCGCGCCGGCCTGTACCAGCTGAACGAGGACCTGAGCGTGCGCCAGGTCTGGCGCCACGAGCCGCGCCGGCCCGAGGGGATCGGCGACAATTCCCTGTTCCAGATGGTCGAGGACGCGCAGGGCATCCTCTGGATCGGGACCGACAATGGACTCGACCGCTTCGACCGCAAGAGCGGCCTGTTCACCCACTACCGCCACGACCCGCTCGACCCGTCCAGCCTGCGCCACAACCGCATCTATGGCCTGGCCCTGAGCCGCAGCGGCACGCTGTGGGTCGGCACCGCCGGCGGCCTGCACTGCATGGAGAGAGGCAAGGACGGCAAGCCCGCCTTCCGCCTGGTGAAGCTGATCGATGCGCCCGGACCGCTGCCGATCGGCGCCGTGCTGGAAGACGCGCGCGGCCGGCTGTGGGCCAGCATGACCGACGGCATCAGCCGCTACGACCCGGCAACCGGCCAGTACAAGCACTACACGGCCAAGGACGGCCTGATCGACGGCACCTTCTTCGTCGGGTCGAGCGCGCGCGGGCCGGACGGGCAAATGCATTTCGGCGGCGTGAACGGCCTCAGTTCCTTCATGCCCGATGCGCTGCGCGACAATCCGTATGCGCCGCTGGTCCGCATCACCGACTTCCTCGTCTTTAACAAGCCGCAGCGCCTGCCCGCGCCGATCGAGCTCACCCGCGAGATCACCCTGTCGCACCGCGAATCGGTGTTTTCGCTCGAATTCGCCGGCCTGCACTACGCGGCCCCCGCCAGCAACCGCTATTCCTACCGGCTCGAAGGCTTCGACCAGGGCTGGGTCGATACCGACGCCGGCAAGCGCTTCGCCACTTATACCAACCTCGATCCGGGCAGCTATGTATTCCGGGTGCGCGCCAGTAACAAGGACGGCGTCTGGAGCGAGGCGCCGGCGGCGCTGACGATCACGATCACCCCGCCCTGGTGGAAGAGCTGGTGGTTCCGCCTGCTGGCGCTGGCCGCGGTCGTCGTCGTCGTGGTGGCCGGCTACCGCCTGCGCATCCGCGCGCTGCTCCAGCAGAAGGACATGCTGGCGCGCGAAGTCAACGCGCGCACCGCCGAACTGGTGCTGCAGAAGGATGCGGCCGAACGGCGCAAGCGCGAGGCCGAGGAGCAGGGCGAGGCGGCCGACGGCGCGCGCCGCAACATCGCGCTGCTGTCGGACATCGGGCGCCGCCTGACCGCCAACCTCGACACCGAGGCGATCATGAACACCCTGTACGAACACGTGCAGGTGCTGATGGACGCGCCCGTGTTCGCGGTGGCGGTGGCGCGCGGCGACGGCGCGCAGCCCGATTTCCCGTATGCCGTCATCGACGGCCGGCGCTGCGCCGCGCCGGCGCGCGAACGATCCGAGGGGCGCAATGGGGGCGACAGGGGCGACCCGCGCCAGCTGGCCGCCTGGTGCATCGAACATGGACGCGAAGTCTTCATCAACGAGCTGGCGGCCGACGTGGCGCGCTACCTGCCGGGCCTCGACCCCGATGACGTCGCGGCCGCGGCGCTGCCCTTCGCGCCGGAGGCGGCCCCGGCCTACGGGCCGCCGCGCTCCTTGCTCTACGTGCCGGTCGTGGTCGGCCAGCGCGTGCTGGGTGCCCTGAGCGTACAGAGCTTTGCGCCGCATGCCTACCAGCGCGTGCACCTCGACATGCTGCGCACCCTGGCCGCGTATGTCGGCGTCGCGCTCGACAATGCGCAGGCCTACCGCCGGCTCAAGGACGTGCAGGGCCAGCTCGCGGCCCAGGAAAAGCTGGCCTCGCTCGGCTCGCTGGTGGCGGGCGTCGCCCACGAACTGAATACCCCGATCGGCAACAGCCTGCTGATGGCCAGCACCCTGCACGACAAGACCGTGGACCTGGCGACCGCGCTCGACACGGCGGCGCTGCGGCGCTCCGAGCTCGCCGGCTACATCGGTTCGGCGAAGGAGGCGTCGGAACTGATCATGCGCAGCCTGCACCAGGCGGCCGACCTCGTGAACAGCTTCCGCCAGGTCTCGGTCGACCAGGCCAGCGCCCAGCGCCGCCGCTTCGACCTGGCGCGCGCCTGCCAGGAAATCGTCGCCACCCTGATGAACAAGGTGCGCCTGGCCGGCCATGTGCTGGAACTGGACGTGCCGGCGGGGATCGTGATGGACAGTTACCCGGGCCCGCTCGGCCAGGTACTGATCAACTTCGTCAACAACGCGCTGCTGCATGCCTTCGACGGTCCCGGCGGCAGCATGCGCCTGTCGGCCACGCTGCTGGACGGCGACTGGGTCCGCATCGCCTTCCGCGACGACGGACGCGGCATCGCGCCCGAGCACCTGCCGCGCGTGTTCGATCCCTTCTTCACCACGCGCATGGGGCAGGGCGGCACCGGCCTTGGCCTGAACATCGCGCACACCATCGCCACCTCGCTCCTGGGCGGCGCGATCAGCGTCGAGAGCACGGCGGGAGAGGGCACGATCTTCATCCTCGAGCTGCCCTTGAGGGCGGCGGAGGCGCGCCATCCGGCACACACCGAGGAGAGGAGCATGCACGCGTGA